One genomic window of Polyangium aurulentum includes the following:
- a CDS encoding serine/threonine-protein kinase yields MRKGDLIAGRFELEHLAGHGGMGVVYRARDRHGLTPVAVKLLSDPNPHTAARFDHEARILSELRHPNIVEYVAHGLTHAGVPYIVMEWLEGESLAARLARAPVDLDGTLALAARVAEALGAAHARGIIHRDVKPSNLFLDGGDIAKVKVLDFGIAQMYGATRRLTATGSIIGTPGYMAPEQASGDGRRVDARADVFSLGAVIFECLTGRPVFEGAHVMAILAKLLLQPAPQLSELMPELPGALTELVMRMLAKEPDLRPIDGVAVAEALQSIPAERKSFVSLRPPSSNEVLTGSEQRLMFVVAAAPPLPAPAAVGPQDATVAAPGLPPALVAAAHAAVEPDGASVHELASGALLATLLCRGHPTDLAARAARIALRLRALLPEGPIALVTGRDEARGKLPLGPMFDRAAKLLDTPAEPPPSEVEANSAPRRGPGVLIDDVTRALLDVRFDVTNGGTVLRGEREVGKQARTLLGKPSPYVGRERELRTVRDLVDQSFGEGMARAILVLGNSGMGKSRLRYEILARVREDYPGVRVALGRGDSISAGSAFAILGSALRGAAQITAGEPLEVRREKLDSLAGRWLHGADRQRVVEFLGEIVGTPFPDEGRTQLRAARQNAALMADQIREAFLDYIAGLTRVEPLLFVLEDLHWGDAASINLLDAALCAHKDRPFVVLALARPETLSPQRRPWAERDVHEIWLRELPRRAAESLVRFGLGAGASEAVVNRLVDRAAGNAFYLEELIRAVAEGRGNALPETVLGMVEARLLALDPEARRLLRAASVFGEAFWEDGVRVMCGAEDIRDLLGELEARELVTRRKESRFSGQNEYAFRHALLREGSYAMLTERDQALAHRLAAEWLLAAGEQDPKVLAEHCHRAGEHGRAISHYVRAAEQALSSGDLEAAIALSDRGRGLGAAGEEAASLWAIETEARTWSRHHMRAYQAALEALKVASPGSRSHCRALGGAVSCALSLRNPEAVSDLLGRLLRAEPAPDAVLALCWAFSAAITSLLHRAPETAGVHMQRMEQITEGAMERDPAIAAWTLHVRAHWARSAEQDPWRALALDRASVERFAMVGDRCYLPHAHVHAGFDYALLGAYERAEAEIRAGLVSAQEGSLPSMMGNYFQAFLLLERGALDGALDTARFVVDAADQRAERVTSLQARLLVAEVLLRRREFDEAEREISSLGAEVQRLPASHAWYLTTCASLRLAEGKTGEALSLANRALDASAALGARHLASHGALLLVRAEALLAAGQKPEARSALAAARDDLMARAGRIGDLDLQESFLERRPLHARTLTLCKKWLGD; encoded by the coding sequence GTGCGAAAAGGAGACCTCATCGCCGGGCGCTTCGAGCTCGAGCACCTCGCGGGCCACGGCGGCATGGGCGTCGTCTACCGCGCCCGCGATCGCCACGGCCTCACGCCCGTCGCGGTCAAGCTCCTCAGCGATCCGAACCCGCACACCGCCGCCCGCTTCGATCACGAAGCCCGCATCCTGTCCGAGCTGCGCCACCCGAACATCGTCGAGTACGTCGCCCATGGCCTGACGCACGCGGGCGTGCCGTACATCGTGATGGAATGGCTCGAGGGCGAGAGCCTCGCCGCGCGCCTCGCCCGCGCCCCCGTGGACCTCGACGGCACGCTCGCGCTCGCGGCCAGGGTCGCCGAGGCCCTCGGCGCCGCGCACGCCCGCGGGATCATCCACCGCGACGTCAAGCCCTCGAACCTGTTCCTCGACGGCGGCGATATCGCAAAGGTCAAGGTCCTCGATTTCGGCATCGCGCAGATGTACGGCGCGACGCGACGCCTCACCGCGACCGGATCCATCATTGGTACACCCGGGTACATGGCGCCCGAGCAGGCGAGCGGCGATGGCCGGCGCGTCGACGCCCGCGCCGATGTCTTCTCGCTCGGCGCCGTGATCTTCGAATGCCTCACCGGCCGCCCCGTTTTCGAGGGCGCGCACGTGATGGCCATCCTCGCCAAGCTCCTCCTGCAGCCCGCGCCCCAGCTCTCGGAGCTGATGCCGGAGCTGCCGGGCGCGCTCACCGAGCTCGTCATGCGCATGCTCGCCAAGGAGCCCGATCTGCGCCCGATCGACGGCGTCGCGGTCGCCGAGGCGCTGCAGTCGATCCCCGCCGAGCGCAAATCGTTCGTCAGCCTGCGCCCGCCCTCCTCGAACGAGGTCCTCACCGGCAGCGAGCAGCGCCTGATGTTCGTCGTGGCCGCCGCGCCGCCCCTGCCCGCGCCCGCCGCCGTCGGCCCCCAGGACGCGACCGTCGCCGCCCCGGGTTTGCCCCCCGCGCTCGTCGCCGCCGCCCACGCCGCCGTCGAGCCCGATGGCGCCTCCGTTCACGAGCTCGCGAGCGGCGCGCTCCTCGCCACGCTGCTCTGCCGCGGCCACCCGACCGATCTCGCCGCCCGCGCCGCCCGCATCGCATTGCGCCTGCGCGCCCTTTTGCCCGAGGGCCCGATCGCGCTCGTCACCGGCCGCGACGAGGCCCGCGGGAAGCTCCCCCTCGGCCCCATGTTCGATCGCGCCGCCAAGCTCCTCGACACGCCCGCAGAGCCTCCGCCGAGCGAGGTCGAGGCGAATTCGGCCCCGAGGCGCGGGCCGGGTGTCCTCATCGACGACGTCACGCGCGCGCTGCTCGACGTGCGATTCGACGTGACGAACGGCGGGACGGTCCTGCGCGGCGAGCGCGAGGTGGGCAAGCAGGCGCGCACGCTCCTCGGAAAGCCGAGCCCCTACGTCGGCCGCGAGCGCGAGCTGCGCACCGTGCGCGATCTCGTCGATCAGAGCTTCGGCGAGGGAATGGCCCGCGCGATCCTCGTGCTCGGCAACAGCGGCATGGGCAAATCGCGCCTGCGCTACGAGATCCTCGCCCGGGTGCGCGAGGATTACCCGGGCGTCCGCGTCGCCCTGGGCCGCGGCGACTCGATCAGCGCCGGCTCGGCCTTCGCCATTCTGGGCTCGGCCCTGCGCGGCGCCGCCCAGATCACGGCAGGCGAGCCGCTCGAGGTGCGTCGTGAAAAACTCGACTCCCTCGCCGGCCGCTGGCTCCACGGCGCCGATCGCCAGCGCGTCGTCGAGTTCCTCGGCGAGATCGTGGGCACGCCCTTCCCGGACGAGGGCCGCACGCAGCTCCGCGCCGCGCGCCAGAACGCGGCCCTCATGGCCGACCAGATCCGCGAGGCCTTCCTCGATTACATCGCGGGCCTCACGCGCGTCGAGCCCCTGCTCTTCGTGCTCGAGGACCTGCACTGGGGCGACGCGGCCTCGATCAACCTCCTCGACGCGGCGCTCTGCGCGCACAAGGATCGCCCGTTCGTCGTGCTCGCCCTCGCGCGCCCCGAGACGCTCTCCCCGCAGCGCCGTCCCTGGGCCGAGCGCGACGTGCACGAGATCTGGCTGCGGGAGCTGCCCCGCCGCGCCGCCGAGAGCCTCGTCCGCTTCGGTCTCGGCGCCGGGGCCAGCGAGGCCGTGGTCAACCGCCTCGTCGACCGCGCCGCAGGCAATGCGTTTTACCTGGAAGAGCTCATCCGCGCCGTGGCCGAGGGCCGCGGCAACGCGCTGCCCGAGACCGTGCTCGGAATGGTCGAGGCGCGCCTCCTGGCGCTCGATCCGGAGGCGCGGCGGCTCCTGCGCGCGGCGAGCGTCTTCGGCGAGGCCTTCTGGGAGGACGGCGTCCGCGTCATGTGCGGCGCCGAGGACATTCGCGATCTGCTCGGCGAGCTCGAGGCCCGCGAGCTCGTCACGCGCCGCAAGGAGAGCCGCTTCTCGGGGCAGAACGAATACGCATTTCGCCACGCTCTTTTGCGCGAGGGCTCGTACGCGATGCTCACCGAGCGCGATCAGGCCCTCGCCCACCGCCTCGCGGCCGAATGGCTGCTCGCGGCCGGCGAGCAGGATCCCAAGGTCCTCGCCGAGCATTGTCATCGCGCCGGCGAGCACGGACGCGCGATCAGCCATTACGTGCGCGCGGCCGAGCAGGCCCTCTCGAGCGGCGATCTCGAGGCGGCGATCGCCCTCTCGGACCGGGGCCGGGGCCTCGGCGCGGCGGGCGAGGAGGCCGCCTCGCTCTGGGCCATCGAGACCGAGGCGCGCACCTGGAGCCGGCACCACATGCGCGCTTATCAGGCCGCGCTCGAGGCCCTCAAGGTCGCCTCCCCCGGCAGCCGCAGCCATTGCCGCGCCCTCGGCGGCGCCGTGAGCTGCGCGCTCAGCCTCCGAAACCCCGAGGCCGTGAGCGATCTCTTGGGCCGCCTCCTGCGCGCCGAGCCCGCGCCCGACGCGGTCCTCGCGCTCTGCTGGGCCTTCAGCGCGGCCATCACCTCGCTCTTGCACCGCGCGCCGGAGACGGCGGGCGTTCACATGCAGCGCATGGAGCAGATCACCGAGGGCGCCATGGAGCGCGATCCCGCCATTGCCGCGTGGACCTTGCACGTGCGCGCGCACTGGGCGCGGAGCGCGGAGCAGGACCCGTGGCGCGCGCTCGCGCTCGATCGAGCGAGCGTCGAGCGATTCGCGATGGTCGGTGACCGCTGCTATCTGCCCCATGCGCACGTGCACGCCGGCTTCGATTACGCGCTGCTCGGCGCCTACGAGCGGGCCGAGGCCGAGATCCGCGCCGGGCTCGTCTCGGCGCAAGAGGGCAGCCTGCCCTCGATGATGGGCAATTACTTCCAAGCCTTTCTGCTGCTCGAGCGCGGCGCGCTCGACGGCGCGCTCGACACCGCGCGCTTCGTCGTCGACGCCGCCGACCAGCGGGCCGAGCGCGTGACCAGCCTGCAGGCGCGGCTCCTCGTGGCCGAGGTGCTCCTGCGGCGCCGCGAATTCGACGAGGCCGAGCGCGAGATCTCGTCGCTCGGGGCGGAGGTGCAGCGATTGCCGGCGTCACACGCGTGGTATCTGACCACGTGCGCCTCGCTCAGGCTCGCGGAGGGCAAGACCGGCGAGGCGCTCTCGCTCGCGAATCGTGCGCTCGACGCGAGCGCGGCGCTCGGCGCCCGCCACCTCGCCTCGCACGGGGCGCTCTTGCTCGTGCGGGCCGAGGCGCTCCTCGCCGCGGGCCAGAAGCCCGAAGCCCGGAGCGCGCTCGCGGCCGCGCGCGACGACCTGATGGCGCGCGCCGGCCGCATTGGCGATCTCGATTTACAGGAGAGCTTCCTCGAGCGCAGGCCCTTGCACGCGCGCACGCTGACGCTGTGCAAGAAGTGGCTGGGTGATTAG
- a CDS encoding trypsin-like serine peptidase, translating into MKTIRILGLIVAGSMMACVGAEDDLGGEDFEATAEASQPVIVGDVDWVNSTTLSGTAATRAKAVGYLSIPAQSSRCTAWLVSKDVAITNNHCIARSSQAKGAKISFNYEEGVTSGQRVWYDCSTFVATWKNLDMTALRCAPVNGVYPGDANGWLTVSGSDAADGAGIYVLHQNCDYNTTSSCSPTKKYSPGAILDANFSSTDASYDADTLGGSSGSPVLSATTNEVVALHHYGFGGDSEGRGTHNSGVRAGEIKPALASIGL; encoded by the coding sequence ATGAAGACGATTCGTATTCTTGGTTTGATCGTGGCCGGCTCGATGATGGCTTGCGTCGGCGCCGAGGACGATCTCGGCGGCGAGGATTTCGAGGCCACGGCGGAGGCATCGCAGCCCGTCATCGTCGGGGACGTGGACTGGGTGAATTCGACGACGCTCTCGGGCACGGCCGCCACACGGGCGAAGGCGGTGGGCTATCTGTCGATCCCCGCGCAGAGCTCGCGCTGCACGGCGTGGCTCGTGTCGAAGGACGTGGCCATCACGAACAACCACTGCATCGCGCGCTCGTCGCAGGCGAAGGGCGCCAAGATCTCGTTCAACTACGAGGAGGGCGTGACCTCGGGCCAGCGCGTCTGGTACGACTGCTCGACCTTCGTGGCGACCTGGAAAAACCTCGACATGACCGCGCTGCGCTGCGCGCCCGTGAACGGCGTGTATCCGGGGGACGCGAATGGCTGGCTGACGGTCTCCGGCAGCGACGCGGCGGATGGCGCGGGCATCTACGTCCTGCACCAGAACTGCGACTACAACACGACCTCGAGCTGCTCGCCGACCAAGAAGTATTCGCCCGGGGCCATCCTCGACGCGAATTTCAGCTCGACGGACGCCTCGTACGACGCCGACACGCTGGGCGGCTCCTCGGGCTCGCCGGTGCTCTCGGCGACGACCAACGAGGTGGTGGCGCTCCACCATTACGGCTTCGGCGGCGACTCCGAGGGCCGCGGCACGCACAACAGCGGCGTGCGGGCGGGCGAGATCAAGCCGGCGCTCGCGTCGATCGGGCTCTAA